One Granulicella sp. 5B5 DNA window includes the following coding sequences:
- a CDS encoding LysR family transcriptional regulator — protein sequence MRAANTLGVTQSAVSRAIGKLEVRIGIRLFHRTTRTVKLTAEGRQFYEEIAPLLDGIKNAVTSASGAGTSVKGHLRVNIDPLFSRLLIAPQIGKFLDRYPKLSLELVTRSLPGDLVSEGFDVGIRFGDPAPSSLVIRKLLETRILTVAAPGYIERFGRPSKPADLRDHDCLQFRNSATGQPYEWEFHRGRKVVPVKTNSQLMVTDAGTLLAACLAGAGIAQVMNLEIQPLLDSGKLIDLFPDWPDETFPLYMLYPSRTLPPAKLRVFIDFAQTVTGQCSDGAGNT from the coding sequence GTGAGAGCAGCCAACACTTTGGGCGTTACCCAATCTGCGGTGAGCCGCGCCATTGGCAAACTGGAGGTCCGAATTGGCATACGGTTGTTTCATCGCACAACCAGGACCGTGAAGTTGACCGCGGAGGGCAGGCAGTTTTACGAGGAGATCGCACCTCTGCTCGACGGCATTAAGAATGCCGTGACATCGGCGAGTGGCGCAGGCACTTCGGTCAAGGGGCATCTGCGCGTCAATATTGATCCATTGTTTTCGCGGCTGCTGATCGCTCCACAGATTGGAAAATTTCTTGATCGTTATCCTAAACTTTCTCTGGAGTTGGTAACGCGAAGTTTACCGGGAGATTTGGTCAGTGAGGGCTTCGACGTCGGCATTCGTTTCGGAGATCCGGCTCCCTCTTCGCTTGTCATTCGAAAGTTGCTGGAAACTCGCATTCTCACCGTAGCCGCACCCGGCTATATCGAACGATTCGGCCGCCCTAGCAAGCCGGCAGATCTCCGGGACCATGATTGTCTTCAATTCCGCAACTCCGCCACCGGCCAACCGTATGAATGGGAATTCCACAGGGGACGCAAAGTCGTCCCGGTTAAAACCAATAGCCAGCTTATGGTGACTGACGCGGGCACTCTGCTGGCGGCCTGCCTCGCTGGCGCCGGAATCGCGCAAGTGATGAACCTTGAGATTCAGCCACTGCTCGATTCGGGCAAACTCATCGATCTTTTCCCAGACTGGCCGGATGAAACGTTCCCTCTCTACATGCTCTATCCTTCTCGCACATTGCCTCCGGCGAAACTGCGGGTATTTATAGATTTCGCGCAGACGGTGACTGGACAGTGCTCCGATGGTGCTGGGAACACGTAG
- a CDS encoding SDR family oxidoreductase translates to MGKLEGKVAVVTGGSSGLALASAKRFVEEGAYVFITGRRQAVLDEAVKEIGRNVTGVQGDAANLDDLDRLFDTVKREKGKIDVLYASAGWGEAAPLGEITEQHFDTIFDLNVRGTLFTVQKALPLFNDGGSIFMTGSVASLKGFPSYSVYAASKATLHAFARGWLNELKGRNIRVNVLHPGPIATPMQDQVLTKEAKQMFESLIPRGTMGRPEEIATVALFLASDDSSFVNGMELNVDGGFSAI, encoded by the coding sequence ATGGGAAAGCTTGAGGGTAAGGTCGCAGTCGTCACGGGAGGATCGAGCGGCTTGGCGCTGGCGAGCGCCAAGCGTTTTGTTGAAGAAGGTGCCTACGTTTTCATCACGGGGCGGAGGCAAGCGGTGCTTGATGAGGCCGTCAAGGAGATTGGCCGGAACGTGACCGGCGTGCAAGGGGACGCAGCCAATCTCGATGATCTCGACCGTCTGTTCGATACGGTCAAGCGCGAAAAGGGCAAGATCGACGTCCTGTATGCGAGCGCTGGCTGGGGCGAGGCCGCACCGTTGGGCGAGATTACCGAGCAGCACTTCGATACGATCTTCGACCTGAATGTGCGTGGAACGCTGTTTACGGTTCAGAAAGCGTTGCCGCTGTTCAACGATGGCGGATCGATCTTCATGACTGGGTCCGTCGCATCGCTCAAAGGTTTTCCTAGTTACAGCGTGTATGCGGCGAGCAAGGCGACGCTGCACGCATTCGCGCGCGGGTGGCTCAACGAACTGAAGGGCAGAAATATCCGGGTGAACGTCCTGCATCCAGGGCCGATTGCCACGCCGATGCAGGACCAGGTTCTCACCAAGGAGGCGAAGCAGATGTTCGAATCCCTGATCCCGCGGGGAACGATGGGGCGACCTGAGGAGATCGCGACGGTCGCACTGTTTCTTGCTTCAGACGATTCGAGCTTCGTGAACGGTATGGAGTTGAATGTCGACGGCGGCTTCTCGGCCATCTGA
- a CDS encoding NmrA family NAD(P)-binding protein, producing the protein MYTVIGITGKTGGTAARALLANGQKVRGIVRNVAKAIEWRERGAEIVAAELSDKKQMARALEGSEGVYIMLPTYFEAQDMFAENTRDLDSLKHAVVAAGIRKVVFLSSIGAEREIGTGAILKLHAMEEAFSSLPIATAAIRAGWFMENFHGLIPSARETGVLWSFLDPLNLRVPMIATKDIGTLAAELLQQAWSGHRVIELAAEPALSPLDVASVFSKIFGREIKAAIVPRDQWIPTYQSWGLTPRSAEAMAEMIEGFNSHWIAFGNTSAERVIAATTLEQVLQEAVDSTQG; encoded by the coding sequence ATGTACACAGTCATCGGTATTACGGGAAAGACGGGCGGCACGGCAGCAAGGGCGCTTCTTGCCAATGGGCAGAAGGTCCGAGGCATCGTCCGCAATGTGGCCAAGGCGATTGAATGGCGAGAGCGGGGCGCGGAGATCGTCGCGGCAGAGCTTTCGGACAAAAAACAGATGGCACGCGCTCTGGAAGGAAGCGAGGGCGTGTACATCATGCTGCCGACCTATTTCGAAGCCCAGGACATGTTCGCGGAAAACACCAGGGACTTGGACAGCCTGAAACATGCAGTAGTGGCCGCAGGAATTCGCAAGGTGGTCTTTCTTTCCTCCATCGGGGCAGAACGTGAAATCGGGACAGGAGCCATCCTCAAGCTGCACGCGATGGAAGAGGCATTTTCTAGCTTGCCGATCGCGACGGCTGCCATTCGCGCGGGCTGGTTTATGGAGAACTTCCATGGGCTCATTCCTTCGGCCCGGGAAACGGGTGTGCTCTGGAGTTTTCTCGATCCTCTAAATCTACGCGTGCCGATGATCGCTACCAAGGACATTGGGACGCTAGCTGCAGAGCTTCTTCAGCAGGCATGGTCGGGTCATCGAGTGATCGAACTGGCTGCGGAGCCCGCGCTCTCCCCACTCGACGTTGCGTCAGTGTTCAGCAAAATCTTCGGCAGAGAGATAAAGGCCGCGATAGTTCCGCGAGACCAATGGATTCCCACTTATCAGAGTTGGGGTCTCACCCCGCGCTCTGCGGAAGCGATGGCCGAGATGATTGAAGGGTTTAACAGCCATTGGATTGCATTTGGAAATACGAGCGCTGAGCGGGTCATCGCTGCGACAACGCTGGAGCAAGTGCTGCAGGAGGCTGTGGACTCGACACAAGGCTAA
- a CDS encoding SDR family oxidoreductase, whose protein sequence is MSKILITGCSSGFGQETAKLFLERGWDVVATMRTVDVELLPKSDRLQILPLDVTDPNSVAKAVADAGEIDVLINNAGFGAPSPIELTEPATARALFETNTLGTLAMVQAVLPAFRQRRSGVIINVTSTVTLRTLPLIGMYRASKAAVNAFTESLAMEVKQFGVRVHLVLPGRSPETRFGANAFPHLRGLDNPDYAPMINNVLASIRDTSGPMTHSPDVAEAIWRVVNDPASPLHTAAGADAEIWMAEANIV, encoded by the coding sequence ATGTCAAAGATTCTGATTACGGGTTGTTCGTCTGGTTTTGGTCAGGAAACCGCGAAGCTGTTTCTTGAGCGCGGCTGGGATGTCGTCGCGACAATGCGCACGGTTGACGTGGAGTTGCTGCCGAAGTCCGATCGCCTGCAGATCCTGCCGCTCGACGTCACCGATCCTAACAGCGTGGCGAAAGCTGTCGCCGATGCGGGCGAGATCGATGTGCTAATAAACAACGCTGGCTTCGGTGCCCCGTCGCCGATCGAGTTGACCGAGCCCGCCACAGCGCGCGCTCTGTTCGAAACCAACACGCTCGGCACACTGGCGATGGTTCAGGCGGTGCTGCCGGCATTCCGACAGCGCCGGTCGGGCGTCATCATCAACGTCACCTCGACGGTGACGCTCAGGACCCTTCCGCTGATCGGGATGTACCGGGCCAGCAAGGCCGCGGTGAATGCCTTTACCGAGTCACTCGCGATGGAGGTGAAGCAATTCGGAGTGCGTGTGCATCTCGTCTTACCCGGACGCTCGCCCGAGACGCGGTTCGGAGCGAATGCGTTTCCGCACTTGCGTGGTCTTGACAACCCGGACTACGCTCCGATGATCAATAACGTTCTGGCCTCCATCCGCGACACATCCGGCCCGATGACCCATTCGCCTGACGTCGCTGAGGCAATCTGGCGGGTGGTG
- a CDS encoding type 1 glutamine amidotransferase domain-containing protein, with product MVIAAVVTAASISGASAQQDKGKILVVLSSETTLPLKDGKTFETGYYLNELVDPAMRFKNAGYELVFANPKGNTPQVAADSVNKTYFGESEERLKAAVEFQKTLRGLDHPLTLNQAIAGGLDQYKAVFVPGGPAPMIDLMASPELGKILVYFHKHNKTIVLLCHGPVALASATSDPIAYQKALRSGDVDEARKIAVGWPYAGYSMTIFSDAEEKIAAQYVFKGDPLFFPQDALQIAGGNISNAAEAWQPHAIVDRELITGQNPASDAPLMDIVLRTLKNQ from the coding sequence ATGGTCATAGCAGCGGTAGTTACAGCAGCCTCGATAAGCGGCGCGTCGGCGCAGCAAGACAAAGGAAAAATTCTCGTAGTTCTTTCAAGTGAAACGACCCTTCCGTTGAAAGATGGGAAGACATTCGAGACCGGCTATTACCTCAATGAGTTGGTCGACCCCGCGATGCGTTTCAAGAACGCTGGTTATGAGCTTGTCTTTGCCAATCCAAAGGGCAACACGCCGCAAGTGGCCGCTGATTCAGTAAACAAGACATACTTTGGCGAGAGCGAAGAGCGCCTGAAGGCTGCCGTGGAATTTCAGAAGACGTTGAGAGGTCTCGATCATCCACTCACGCTAAACCAGGCAATCGCTGGCGGTCTGGATCAGTACAAGGCGGTGTTCGTTCCTGGAGGACCTGCGCCCATGATCGATCTGATGGCAAGCCCTGAGCTCGGAAAGATTCTTGTCTACTTTCACAAACACAATAAGACCATTGTCCTGCTGTGCCATGGACCGGTCGCTCTCGCTTCGGCAACCAGCGACCCAATCGCATACCAGAAGGCGCTTCGTTCAGGCGACGTGGATGAGGCTCGAAAGATCGCCGTTGGATGGCCCTATGCCGGGTACAGCATGACCATCTTCAGCGATGCAGAAGAGAAGATCGCGGCCCAGTATGTCTTCAAAGGCGACCCGCTCTTCTTCCCGCAGGATGCTCTACAGATCGCCGGCGGAAATATCTCGAACGCGGCGGAAGCCTGGCAGCCACATGCGATTGTGGACCGCGAGTTGATAACGGGCCAGAATCCTGCTTCGGATGCCCCCTTGATGGACATCGTTCTGCGTACGTTGAAGAACCAGTGA
- a CDS encoding AraC family transcriptional regulator: protein MSVDPLAEVVTLLQPAARASKLVECAGQWRTHREGTGEPFFCAVLEGHCRITVEGRPPMTLEAGDFLLIPALRDLVNESLDAPPEGVMTNSVQHSPGYFRVGDQQGSIALRAQIGHCSFASPDAELLVPLLPQIVVVREEPRLAALMQLVDGETRARRPARDLVLERLLEVLLIEALRAGGETTSAPGLARGLADDRLATALCSLHAHPEFPWTVPKLAAEAALSRSAFFARFTRTVGLPPMEYLLAWRMALARRLLNAHKLGMEQVAERVGYSSASSFTVAFARHVGISPARYARDHSASRILADQLL from the coding sequence ATGTCTGTTGACCCGCTAGCGGAAGTGGTTACCCTGCTCCAGCCGGCCGCGCGTGCTTCCAAGCTGGTGGAGTGCGCCGGTCAGTGGCGAACCCACCGCGAAGGAACGGGCGAGCCGTTCTTCTGCGCCGTGTTGGAGGGCCACTGCCGCATCACGGTGGAGGGACGTCCGCCGATGACCCTGGAGGCAGGCGACTTCTTGCTGATACCTGCCTTGCGCGACCTCGTCAACGAAAGCCTGGATGCCCCGCCTGAGGGCGTCATGACCAACTCGGTTCAGCACAGCCCGGGCTACTTTCGCGTCGGCGACCAGCAGGGCTCGATAGCATTACGCGCACAGATTGGGCATTGCAGCTTCGCTTCGCCTGACGCAGAACTGCTCGTACCTCTGCTTCCGCAGATCGTGGTCGTACGCGAGGAGCCACGGCTCGCTGCGCTGATGCAACTGGTCGATGGAGAGACCCGTGCGCGGCGGCCAGCGCGCGATTTGGTGCTCGAACGGCTGCTGGAGGTGCTGCTCATCGAGGCGTTGCGGGCCGGCGGAGAGACTACCTCTGCACCGGGCCTGGCACGAGGCCTTGCGGATGATCGCCTTGCGACAGCGCTTTGCTCCCTGCATGCACATCCAGAGTTTCCCTGGACGGTGCCGAAGCTCGCGGCTGAGGCGGCACTCTCGCGCTCAGCGTTTTTCGCTCGGTTCACTCGTACTGTTGGCTTGCCGCCGATGGAATACCTTCTGGCGTGGAGGATGGCACTCGCCAGGCGGCTGTTGAATGCTCACAAATTAGGGATGGAACAGGTTGCTGAGCGCGTGGGCTACAGCTCGGCTAGTAGCTTCACCGTTGCCTTTGCCAGACATGTAGGCATATCGCCTGCAAGATATGCGCGAGATCACTCCGCTTCTCGGATTCTGGCCGATCAGCTTTTGTAA